In the genome of Perca fluviatilis chromosome 4, GENO_Pfluv_1.0, whole genome shotgun sequence, one region contains:
- the suox gene encoding sulfite oxidase, mitochondrial translates to MLLLRRCHSLTRFGHLNTQRHQVAPAVASCAVRLWSSSSEDQRWYQRAHRPSWRHALAGLLAGTGAVLVYGLHHHKAEQEDTITVQTLEKTSALPIFSQEEVTSHRSLEDGVWVTYKGGVYDITEFVAMHPGGDKILLAAGGALEPFWALYAVHNQEHVLEMLSEYKVGELRAEDLKKQQAVQTLDPYSSDPERHPVLRVNNLKPFNAEPPPEILSDSFITPSAIFFKRNHLPVPRVDPASYQLHVEGLPGVLTLSLEDLKTRFPKHTVTATLQCAGNRRSEMNQVKQVKGLNWGIAAISNATWGGARLRDVLLAAGYGPEVAQRAFHVQFEGLDKDITGTTYGASIPLNKAVSEEGDVLLAYEMNGEDLPADHGYPVRVVVPGTVGARNVKWLGKIIVSAEESSSHWQQNDYKGFSPGTDWDTVDFKSAPAIQELPIQSAITTPADGAVVNRSLEEVTVKGYAWSGGGREVVRVDVSMDGGKTWQVAQLRSSEKGQAPEPSPPPGRAWAWKLWELTAPLPPEAQELEIVCKAVDNSYNMQPDTVPPIWNLRGVLSNAWHRVKVNIRED, encoded by the exons ATGCTGCTTCTCAGACGCTGCCACAGCCTGACTCGATTCGGCCATCTCAACACTCAAAG GCATCAAGTGGCACCTGCTGTGGCGTCTTGTGCAGTTCGTCTctggagcagcagcagtgagGACCAGAGATGGTACCAGCGTGCCCATAGGCCCAGCTGGAGACATGCACTGGCAGGACTGCTGGCTGGTACCGGAGCTGTACTGGTTTATGGACTCCACCACCACAAG GCTGAGCAGGAAGACACCATTACAGTTCAAACCTTAGAGAAGACCTCAGCTCTTCCCATCTTCAGCCAGGAAGAGGTCACTAGTCACCGCTCTCTGGAAGATGGCGTGTGGGTCACCTACAAAGGTGGCGTCTATGACATCACTGAGTTTGTGGCCATGCATCCTGGTGGGGATAAAATCTTGCTGGCGGCAGGTGGAGCCCTTGAACCCTTCTGGGCACTGTATGCTGTACACAACCAGGAGCATGTGCTGGAAATGCTCTCAGAGTATAAG GTTGGTGAGCTGAGGGCAGAAGACCTGAAGAAGCAGCAGGCCGTTCAGACATTGGACCCCTACTCCTCTGACCCCGAGCGTCACCCCGTCCTGCGCGTCAACAACCTCAAGCCCTTCAATGCTGAGCCGCCTCCTGAAATCCTCTCTGACAGCTTCATCACCCCCTCTGCTATCTTCTTCAAAAGAAACCACCTGCCAGTTCCTCGGGTGGACCCGGCTTCATATCAGCTGCACGTAGAGGGACTACCTGGAGTGCTGACGCTGTCTTTGGAAGACTTAAAGACTCGATTCCCCAAACACACTGTCACCGCCACGCTGCAGTGTGCCGGTAACCGCCGCTCTGAGATGAATCAGGTCAAGCAGGTGAAAGGACTGAACTGGGGCATTGCTGCGATCAGTAATGCTACATGGGGCGGTGCGAGGCTCAGGGATGtgctgctggctgctggctACGGGCCCGAAGTGGCCCAGCGGGCTTTCCATGTTCAATTTGAAGGACTGGACAAAGACATAACCGGGACTACCTACGGTGCCTCCATCCCTCTAAACAAGGCAGTTAGCGAGGAAGGTGATGTGTTGCTGGCTTATGAAATGAATGGCGAGGATCTCCCTGCTGACCACGGCTACCCCGTCCGCGTTGTGGTGCCAGGCACGGTGGGTGCACGCAATGTTAAATGGCTGGGGAAGATCATTGTGAGTGCGGAAGAAAGCAGCAGCCACTGGCAGCAGAATGACTACAAGGGTTTCTCCCCCGGGACGGACTGGGACACAGTGGACTTCAAGTCTGCTCCGGCCATCCAAGAGCTGCCCATTCAGTCAGCCATTACCACGCCGGCAGACGGTGCTGTGGTCAATCGCAGTTTGGAAGAGGTGACGGTGAAGGGTTACGCCTGGAGTGGCGGAGGCAGAGAGGTGGTACGCGTAGATGTTTCTATGGATGGAGGAAAGACGTGGCAGGTGGCCCAGCTGAGGAGCAGTGAGAAGGGACAAGCACCTGAACCCTCTCCCCCACCGGGACGAGCCTGGGCCTGGAAGCTGTGGGAGCTAACGGCGCCTCTTCCTCCCGAGGCTCAGGAGTTGGAGATAGTTTGCAAGGCGGTTGACAACAGTTACAACATGCAGCCGGACACAGTTCCTCCCATCTGGAATCTGAGGGGCGTGCTGAGTAACGCCTGGCACAGAGTGAAGGTGAACATCCGAGAAGATTAG